In one window of Sphingomonas sp. BGYR3 DNA:
- the glyS gene encoding glycine--tRNA ligase subunit beta encodes MTDFLLELRSEEIPARMQDRARADLEKLFVAELEKAGLKAGGIVTYATPRRLTLIARDLPEATAALSEELKGPPADAPDAAVEGFLRKAGLTRDALETRDVKGRATLFAVIERAGRPTADLLAEAIPAIVRAFPWPKSMRWGAASVSTESLRWVRPLQGIVALFGDAVVDCEVAGIRSGRETMGHRFHHDGVVTIGSAQDYAEALRAAHVIVDQDERRAMIRARAAELASEAGLTLIEDEGLVAENAGLTEWPVPLIGRFDPAFLDVPPEVIQLTARVNQKYFVCADTDGKLANAFVCTANITASDGGAKIVEGNQKVLAARLSDARFFYDTDLKVPLEKQAEKLAKIVFHEKLGTVADKVDRVAKLARWLCEEGIVRPSPLPFRGGAGGGGVPQAGSPVGRPHPNPSPEGEGLSQEQLADLAERAARLCKADLVTGMVGEFPELQGLMGGYYAAAQGEHPAVAAAIRDHYKPVGQGDDVPTDPVTVAVSLADKLDTLMCFFAIGEKPTGSKDPFALRRAALSVIRSVLANNIRFSLDDSLETMTDVIASGRTDGERQARRDELDGILLNEIATGDAGLVWFFADRLKVQQREAGVRHDLIDAVFALGGEDDLVRLLARVHALQAFMGTEDGANLLAGYKRAANILKKEGGVPEGAGTNPSPAPAEAALIAALDAAEPLAAAAVAEERFGDAMAALASLRAPIDTFFTDVIVNDPDPAIRAARLALLARMRDAVHAVADFSRIEG; translated from the coding sequence GTGACCGATTTTCTGCTGGAGCTGCGGTCGGAGGAAATCCCGGCGCGGATGCAGGATCGCGCGCGGGCCGATCTGGAAAAGCTGTTCGTCGCCGAGCTGGAGAAGGCGGGGCTGAAGGCCGGGGGCATCGTCACCTATGCCACGCCGCGCCGCCTGACGCTGATCGCGCGGGACTTGCCGGAGGCGACGGCCGCGCTGAGCGAGGAGCTGAAAGGCCCGCCCGCCGATGCGCCCGACGCTGCAGTCGAGGGGTTCCTGCGCAAGGCGGGGCTGACCCGCGACGCGCTGGAGACGCGGGACGTGAAGGGGCGGGCGACGCTGTTCGCGGTGATCGAACGGGCGGGGCGGCCGACCGCTGACCTGCTGGCCGAGGCGATCCCGGCGATCGTCCGCGCATTCCCGTGGCCCAAGTCGATGCGCTGGGGCGCGGCGTCGGTCTCGACCGAAAGCCTTCGCTGGGTGCGCCCGTTGCAGGGGATCGTCGCGCTGTTCGGGGATGCCGTGGTCGATTGCGAGGTGGCGGGCATCCGGTCGGGCCGTGAGACGATGGGCCACCGGTTTCACCATGACGGCGTGGTTACCATCGGGTCGGCGCAGGATTATGCGGAGGCACTGCGCGCTGCCCATGTCATCGTCGATCAGGACGAGCGCCGGGCGATGATCCGCGCGCGCGCCGCAGAACTGGCGTCGGAGGCTGGCCTGACCCTGATCGAGGATGAGGGGCTGGTCGCGGAGAATGCGGGCCTGACCGAATGGCCGGTGCCGCTGATCGGCCGGTTCGATCCGGCGTTTCTGGACGTGCCGCCGGAGGTCATTCAGCTAACCGCACGGGTTAATCAGAAGTATTTCGTTTGTGCCGATACGGATGGCAAGCTGGCCAATGCGTTCGTGTGCACCGCGAACATCACGGCGAGCGATGGCGGGGCCAAGATCGTCGAGGGCAACCAGAAGGTGCTGGCCGCGCGATTGAGCGATGCGCGGTTCTTTTACGACACCGACCTGAAGGTGCCGCTGGAGAAGCAGGCGGAAAAGCTGGCCAAGATCGTGTTCCACGAAAAGCTGGGCACGGTGGCCGACAAGGTGGATCGCGTGGCGAAGCTGGCCCGCTGGCTGTGCGAGGAGGGGATCGTCCGTCCTTCACCCCTCCCCTTCAGGGGAGGGGCCGGGGGTGGGGGTGTCCCCCAAGCCGGATCGCCCGTGGGGCGCCCCCACCCCAACCCCTCCCCTGAAGGGGAGGGGCTGAGCCAGGAACAGCTGGCCGACCTTGCCGAACGGGCGGCGCGGCTGTGCAAGGCGGACCTGGTCACCGGGATGGTCGGCGAGTTTCCGGAACTGCAAGGCCTGATGGGCGGATATTACGCCGCCGCGCAGGGCGAGCACCCCGCGGTCGCAGCGGCGATCCGCGACCATTACAAGCCGGTCGGGCAGGGCGACGATGTGCCCACCGATCCGGTGACGGTGGCAGTTTCGCTGGCGGACAAGCTGGATACGTTAATGTGCTTCTTTGCCATTGGCGAGAAGCCAACTGGCTCGAAAGATCCCTTTGCGCTTCGTCGTGCAGCGCTAAGTGTCATTCGCTCGGTGCTGGCAAACAACATTCGGTTTAGCCTTGACGATTCGCTTGAGACAATGACCGACGTAATCGCGTCAGGCAGGACGGATGGCGAACGGCAAGCGCGGCGAGATGAATTAGATGGCATTCTTCTGAATGAGATTGCGACTGGCGATGCCGGTTTGGTTTGGTTCTTCGCCGACCGCCTCAAGGTCCAGCAGCGCGAAGCCGGCGTCCGGCACGATCTGATCGACGCGGTGTTCGCGTTGGGCGGGGAGGATGATCTCGTCCGGTTGCTGGCCCGTGTCCATGCGCTGCAGGCGTTTATGGGGACCGAGGATGGGGCGAACCTGCTGGCGGGATACAAGCGCGCGGCGAACATCCTGAAGAAGGAGGGCGGCGTGCCGGAAGGTGCGGGGACCAATCCGTCGCCTGCACCGGCCGAAGCCGCGCTGATCGCGGCGCTGGATGCGGCGGAGCCGCTGGCGGCGGCTGCGGTGGCGGAGGAGCGGTTTGGCGATGCGATGGCGGCGCTGGCCAGCCTGCGCGCGCCGATCGATACGTTCTTTACCGATGTGATCGTCAACGACCCCGATCCGGCGATCCGCGCGGCGCGGCTGGCGCTGCTGGCGCGGATGCGGGATGCGGTCCACGCCGTCGCCGACTTCAGCCGGATCGAGGGATAG
- a CDS encoding ligase-associated DNA damage response DEXH box helicase, whose amino-acid sequence MTDWFASRGWGVRDHQLRMLASARAGRHALLVAPTGAGKTMAGFLPVLDDLIRAPAVGLHTLYISPLKALAVDVRRNLLAPIEDMALPIRVETRTGDTPSDRKARQRARPPQILLTTPESLSLLISYPDSFELLAGLKTIIVDEVHAFATGKRGDLLSLAMSRLQAIAPDARRVALSATVADPDGYRAWLAPDGDIDAVDLVAGVEGAEPDIAILLPEGRVPWSGHSGRYAAPQVMAEIETHETSIVFCNTRGLAELIFQELWKVNELKLPIGVHHGSLSIEARRKVEEAMARGELRALVATASLDLGVDWGNVDCVIQMGAPKGSSRLLQRIGRANHRLDEPSEAVLVPGNRFEYLEARAALDAVRDGELDPDIFRPGGLDVLAQHLMACACAAPFDAAQMLREVQSALPYSGLDAETFDRVLGFIADGGYSLRAYDRFKRLILDKSLGGKDGLWRVSHPQFVAQHRLNAGIIVDAPVLDVRFKNGRKLGTVEEYFAASLSPGDTFFFAGISLEVERMDAAELIVRATSRPARIPTYVGARMPLSTNLANRVRHFLHEPAEWARFPADVREWLEMQQRRSRLPEPGELLVETFPREGRHYMVAYSFEGWNAHQSLGMLITRRMEAQGLKPLGFVSNDYALACYGLEPITDPAALFSRDILEEEFVDWVQGSSLLKRAFREVAVIGGLVERQLPGKRKTGRQVTFSTDLIYDVLRRYEPGHLLLQAAWADARARMTDVGRLADLLDRAAGTMLHVELDRISPLAVPVIVLIGRESVAQGSVDDELLIEAEALAAEAMA is encoded by the coding sequence CTGACCGACTGGTTCGCATCGCGGGGATGGGGGGTGCGGGACCATCAGTTGCGGATGCTGGCATCGGCGCGGGCGGGGCGGCACGCGCTGCTGGTCGCGCCAACGGGGGCGGGCAAGACCATGGCGGGGTTCCTGCCGGTGCTGGACGACCTGATCCGCGCGCCTGCGGTGGGGCTGCATACCCTCTATATCAGTCCGCTAAAGGCGCTGGCGGTGGATGTGCGGCGCAATCTGCTGGCGCCGATCGAGGACATGGCCCTGCCGATCCGGGTGGAGACGCGGACCGGCGATACGCCCAGCGACCGCAAGGCGCGGCAGCGGGCGCGGCCGCCGCAGATATTGCTGACCACGCCGGAATCGCTGAGTTTGCTGATCAGCTATCCCGACAGTTTCGAATTGCTGGCGGGCCTGAAGACCATCATCGTCGATGAGGTTCATGCGTTCGCCACCGGCAAGCGCGGCGACCTGTTGTCTCTCGCGATGAGCCGATTGCAGGCGATTGCGCCCGATGCGCGGCGGGTGGCGCTGTCCGCCACGGTCGCCGATCCCGACGGGTATCGCGCCTGGCTGGCCCCGGATGGCGATATCGACGCGGTTGACCTGGTCGCCGGGGTTGAGGGGGCGGAGCCGGACATCGCCATCCTGTTGCCCGAGGGGCGGGTGCCATGGTCCGGCCATTCGGGGCGATATGCCGCGCCGCAGGTGATGGCGGAGATCGAGACGCACGAAACCAGCATCGTGTTCTGCAACACCCGCGGTCTGGCCGAGCTGATCTTTCAGGAGTTGTGGAAGGTCAACGAGCTGAAGCTGCCGATCGGGGTGCATCACGGCAGCCTGTCGATCGAGGCGCGGCGCAAGGTGGAGGAAGCGATGGCGCGCGGCGAACTGCGCGCGCTGGTCGCCACGGCCAGCCTGGACCTGGGCGTCGATTGGGGCAATGTCGATTGCGTCATTCAGATGGGCGCGCCCAAGGGGTCGTCGCGCCTGTTGCAGCGGATCGGGCGGGCCAATCACCGGCTGGACGAACCATCGGAGGCGGTGCTGGTGCCGGGCAACCGGTTCGAATATCTGGAGGCGCGGGCGGCGCTGGATGCGGTGCGCGACGGCGAGCTGGACCCCGATATCTTTCGCCCCGGCGGGCTGGATGTGCTGGCCCAGCATCTGATGGCGTGCGCGTGCGCCGCGCCGTTCGATGCTGCACAGATGCTGCGCGAGGTGCAGTCGGCGCTGCCCTATTCCGGGCTGGATGCAGAGACGTTCGACCGGGTGCTGGGGTTCATCGCCGATGGCGGCTATTCCCTGCGCGCCTATGACCGGTTCAAGCGGCTGATCCTCGACAAGTCGCTGGGGGGCAAGGACGGCCTGTGGCGGGTCAGCCATCCGCAGTTCGTGGCGCAGCACCGGCTGAATGCCGGGATCATCGTCGATGCCCCCGTGCTGGACGTGCGGTTCAAGAACGGGCGCAAGCTGGGCACGGTGGAGGAATATTTCGCTGCGTCGCTCAGCCCCGGCGACACGTTCTTCTTTGCCGGAATCAGCCTGGAGGTGGAGCGGATGGACGCTGCCGAGCTGATCGTGCGGGCGACCAGCCGGCCGGCGCGCATCCCCACCTATGTCGGCGCGCGGATGCCGCTGTCCACCAACCTGGCCAACCGGGTCCGCCATTTCCTGCATGAGCCTGCGGAATGGGCGCGCTTTCCCGCCGATGTGCGCGAATGGCTGGAGATGCAGCAGCGGCGATCGCGGCTGCCCGAACCCGGCGAATTGCTGGTCGAAACCTTTCCGCGGGAGGGGCGGCATTATATGGTCGCCTATAGTTTCGAGGGGTGGAACGCGCACCAGTCGCTGGGGATGCTGATCACCCGGCGGATGGAGGCACAGGGGCTGAAGCCGCTGGGCTTCGTGTCCAATGATTATGCGCTGGCCTGTTATGGGCTGGAGCCGATCACCGATCCCGCCGCGCTGTTTTCGCGCGATATCCTGGAGGAGGAATTTGTCGACTGGGTGCAGGGGTCCTCGCTGCTGAAGCGGGCGTTCCGCGAAGTGGCGGTGATCGGCGGGCTGGTCGAGCGGCAGTTGCCGGGCAAGCGCAAGACGGGGCGGCAGGTGACGTTTTCCACCGACCTGATCTACGACGTGCTGCGCCGGTACGAGCCGGGGCACCTGCTGCTGCAGGCGGCATGGGCGGATGCGCGGGCGCGGATGACCGATGTCGGGCGGCTGGCCGACCTGCTAGACCGGGCGGCGGGCACGATGCTGCACGTCGAACTGGACCGGATCAGCCCGCTGGCCGTGCCGGTCATCGTCCTGATCGGGCGGGAGAGCGTGGCGCAGGGATCGGTGGACGACGAACTGCTGATCGAGGCGGAGGCGCTGGCGGCCGAGGCGATGGCGTAA
- a CDS encoding glycine--tRNA ligase subunit alpha — translation MILTLHDYWSRHGCLILQPYDMRMGAGTFHTATTLRALGPEPWNAAFVQPCRRPTDGRYGENPNRLQHYYQYQVILKPSPENLQELYLGSLSEIGIDPLRHDIRFVEDDWESPTLGAWGLGWEVWCDGMEVTQFTYFQQMGGFDCKPVAGELTYGLERLAMYIQNVDSVYDLAFNDAGVTYGEVFLENERQMSKYNFEVADTETLFEGFRKAVAECENCLTHNVPIAAYEQAIEASHLFNLLQARGVISVAERQAYIGRVRDLAKGSCEAHIKHMMPEWQAQFPEWTL, via the coding sequence ATGATCCTGACGCTCCACGATTACTGGAGCCGTCACGGATGCCTTATCCTGCAACCCTATGACATGCGCATGGGGGCAGGCACGTTTCACACCGCAACGACGCTGCGCGCGCTGGGGCCGGAGCCGTGGAATGCCGCGTTCGTCCAGCCGTGCCGCCGCCCGACCGATGGCCGCTATGGCGAAAACCCCAACCGGTTGCAGCATTATTACCAGTATCAGGTGATCCTGAAGCCCAGCCCGGAAAACCTGCAGGAACTGTATCTGGGGTCGCTGTCCGAAATCGGCATCGACCCGCTCAGGCACGATATCCGGTTCGTCGAGGATGACTGGGAAAGCCCGACGCTGGGCGCATGGGGCCTGGGCTGGGAAGTGTGGTGCGACGGGATGGAGGTGACGCAGTTCACCTATTTCCAGCAGATGGGCGGGTTCGACTGCAAGCCGGTGGCGGGCGAGCTGACCTATGGTCTGGAGCGGCTGGCCATGTACATCCAGAATGTCGACAGCGTGTATGACCTGGCGTTCAACGACGCGGGCGTGACCTATGGCGAGGTGTTCCTGGAAAACGAGCGCCAGATGTCGAAATATAATTTCGAGGTGGCGGACACCGAGACACTGTTCGAGGGATTTCGCAAGGCGGTGGCCGAATGCGAGAACTGCCTGACCCACAATGTGCCCATCGCGGCTTATGAACAGGCGATCGAGGCGAGCCACCTGTTCAACCTGTTGCAGGCGCGCGGCGTCATAAGCGTGGCGGAGCGTCAGGCCTATATCGGCCGGGTCCGCGATCTGGCCAAGGGCAGCTGCGAGGCGCACATCAAGCACATGATGCCAGAATGGCAGGCGCAGTTTCCGGAGTGGACGCTGTGA
- a CDS encoding type II secretion system F family protein, with translation MDPNTSPTILGVDIYLVATFLSGIAAVAVLVAIYAATTVRDPMAKRVKALTERREQLKAGITASTSKRRAKLVQKHETADRIKALLSGLKVLQDDQVKVAQRRLLQAGIRTKEWAPAIIFGRLVLPIVLGGTAVYLVYGTQAFSDWSPLKAYGLVAITFIGSYKAPDIWLKNKITKRSDAIRKGLPDALDLLVICAEAGLTVDAAFHRVAKELGRAYPELGEEFSLTAIELGFLTDRRQAFENLAMRIDLDAVKGVVTTMIQTEKYGTPLASALRVLSAEFRNERMMRAEEKAARLPAIMTIPLILFILPVLFVVILGPAACSINDALLSN, from the coding sequence ATGGATCCCAACACCTCGCCGACCATTCTGGGCGTCGACATCTACCTTGTCGCCACCTTCCTGTCGGGCATTGCCGCAGTGGCCGTTCTGGTCGCCATCTATGCCGCCACCACGGTGCGCGATCCGATGGCCAAGCGGGTCAAGGCGCTGACCGAACGGCGCGAACAGCTGAAGGCGGGCATCACCGCCTCCACGTCCAAGCGCCGCGCCAAGCTGGTGCAAAAGCACGAGACGGCGGACCGGATCAAGGCGCTGCTCTCCGGGCTGAAGGTGCTGCAGGACGATCAGGTCAAGGTCGCGCAACGCCGCCTGCTTCAGGCCGGTATCCGGACCAAGGAATGGGCACCCGCCATCATCTTCGGCCGCCTGGTGCTGCCGATCGTGCTGGGCGGCACGGCCGTGTATCTGGTCTATGGCACCCAAGCCTTTTCCGACTGGTCGCCGCTCAAGGCCTATGGCCTGGTCGCCATCACCTTTATCGGTTCCTACAAGGCGCCGGACATCTGGCTGAAGAACAAGATCACGAAACGGTCCGACGCGATCCGAAAGGGGCTGCCGGATGCGCTCGACCTGCTGGTCATCTGCGCCGAAGCCGGTCTGACCGTCGATGCCGCCTTTCACCGCGTGGCAAAGGAACTGGGCCGCGCCTATCCCGAACTGGGCGAGGAATTCAGCCTGACCGCGATCGAGCTGGGCTTCCTGACCGACCGGCGGCAGGCGTTCGAAAACCTGGCCATGCGCATCGATCTGGATGCGGTAAAGGGCGTGGTGACCACCATGATCCAGACCGAGAAATACGGCACCCCGCTTGCGTCGGCGCTGCGCGTGCTGTCGGCCGAATTCCGAAACGAACGCATGATGCGGGCCGAGGAAAAGGCCGCGCGCCTGCCCGCGATCATGACGATCCCGCTGATCCTGTTCATCCTGCCGGTGCTGTTCGTCGTCATCCTTGGCCCGGCGGCCTGCTCGATCAACGATGCGCTGCTCAGCAACTGA
- the ppdK gene encoding pyruvate, phosphate dikinase encodes MTQYVYRFGGGVSDGGKGDKNLLGGKGANLAEMASIGLPVPPGFTIGTPMCAVYYDNGEQFPDSVKAEVKGGIAHIEGVTGKTFGNPADPLLVSVRSGARVSMPGMMDTVLNLGLNDQTVEGLAATSGDERFAWDSYRRFIQMYSDVVLGLDHGRFEEALEIAKEDNGFYLDTDLSAADWKKLVAEYKALVEEMWGKPFPQDVHDQLWGAIGAVFGSWQSERAKVYRRLNDIPGDWGTAVNVQAMVFGNMGDTSATGVAFTRDPSTGHNAYYGEFLINAQGEDVVAGIRTPQYLTRAAREGAGAKPLSMEEAMPETYAELASVFDLLERHYRDMQDIEFTVERGKLWMLQTRSGKRTAKAALKIAVDMANEGLITEAEAVARVDPSALDQLLHPTLDPAAPRDVLTKGLPASPGAASGTVVFDADTAERHAALGENVILVRIETSPEDIHGMHAARGILTARGGMTSHAAVVARGMGRPCVSGAGALQIDTKARMMRVGGREVKEGDTITIDGATGEVMAGEVPTIQPELAGDFGTLMVWADRVRRLKVRANAETPLDCRTARDFGAEGVGLCRTEHMFFDGARITAVRQMILAEDEKGRRAALDKLLPEQRADFIEIFEVMAGLPVTIRLLDPPLHEFLPHEESEFADVAEAAGVGIEALKRRAAELHEVNPMLGHRGCRLGVTYPEIYEMQARAIFEAALAVAQKSGAAPIPEVMIPLVATRRELELMKAVVDRVAEAVFAEAGARVEYLVGTMIELPRAALKAGEIAEVGEFFSFGTNDLTQTTLGVSRDDAARFLGVYVDKGIYARDPFVSLDIEGVGQLIELAAERGRATRPDVKLGICGEHGGDPASIAFCETLGLDYVSASPYRVPIARLAAAQAALKR; translated from the coding sequence ATGACCCAATATGTGTATCGCTTTGGCGGCGGCGTGTCGGATGGCGGCAAGGGGGACAAGAACCTGCTGGGCGGCAAGGGCGCGAACCTGGCCGAGATGGCGTCCATCGGCCTGCCTGTTCCGCCCGGCTTTACCATCGGCACGCCGATGTGCGCGGTCTATTACGACAATGGCGAGCAGTTTCCCGACAGCGTGAAGGCAGAGGTCAAGGGCGGCATCGCCCATATCGAGGGGGTGACGGGCAAGACGTTCGGCAATCCGGCCGATCCGCTGCTGGTATCCGTCCGTTCGGGCGCGCGCGTGTCGATGCCGGGCATGATGGACACGGTGCTGAACCTGGGCCTGAATGACCAGACGGTCGAGGGGCTGGCGGCGACGAGCGGCGATGAACGCTTTGCCTGGGACAGCTATCGCCGGTTTATCCAGATGTATTCCGACGTCGTCCTTGGCCTGGACCATGGCCGGTTCGAGGAGGCGCTGGAGATCGCCAAGGAGGATAACGGCTTTTACCTGGACACCGACCTGTCGGCGGCGGACTGGAAGAAGCTGGTGGCCGAATACAAGGCCCTGGTCGAGGAGATGTGGGGCAAGCCGTTCCCGCAGGACGTGCACGACCAGTTGTGGGGCGCCATCGGCGCGGTGTTCGGATCGTGGCAGTCGGAACGGGCCAAGGTCTATCGCCGCCTCAATGACATTCCCGGCGACTGGGGCACCGCGGTCAATGTGCAGGCGATGGTGTTCGGCAACATGGGCGACACATCGGCCACGGGCGTTGCGTTCACGCGCGATCCGTCGACGGGGCACAATGCCTATTATGGCGAATTCCTGATCAACGCGCAGGGCGAGGATGTGGTGGCGGGGATCCGCACACCGCAATATCTGACCAGGGCAGCGCGCGAGGGCGCGGGGGCCAAGCCGCTGTCGATGGAAGAGGCGATGCCCGAAACCTATGCCGAGCTGGCATCGGTGTTCGACCTGCTGGAACGGCATTACCGCGACATGCAGGATATCGAGTTCACCGTGGAGCGCGGCAAGCTGTGGATGCTACAGACCCGGTCGGGCAAGCGCACGGCCAAGGCGGCGCTGAAGATCGCGGTGGACATGGCCAATGAAGGGCTGATTACCGAGGCGGAGGCGGTGGCGCGCGTCGACCCGTCGGCGCTGGACCAGTTGCTGCACCCGACGCTGGACCCGGCGGCACCGCGCGACGTGCTGACCAAGGGGCTGCCCGCATCGCCCGGCGCGGCAAGCGGCACGGTGGTGTTCGATGCCGACACGGCGGAACGGCACGCGGCGCTGGGCGAGAACGTCATCCTGGTCCGCATCGAAACCAGCCCGGAGGATATTCACGGGATGCACGCGGCGCGCGGCATCCTGACCGCGCGGGGCGGGATGACCAGCCATGCCGCCGTGGTCGCGCGCGGCATGGGCCGGCCGTGCGTGTCCGGCGCGGGCGCGCTGCAGATCGACACCAAGGCGCGGATGATGCGGGTGGGCGGCCGCGAGGTGAAGGAAGGCGACACCATCACCATCGACGGCGCGACCGGCGAAGTGATGGCGGGCGAGGTGCCGACGATCCAGCCCGAACTGGCCGGGGATTTCGGCACGTTGATGGTGTGGGCGGACCGGGTCCGCCGGCTGAAGGTGCGGGCGAACGCCGAAACGCCGCTGGATTGCCGCACCGCGCGCGATTTCGGGGCGGAGGGCGTCGGCCTGTGCCGCACCGAGCATATGTTCTTTGACGGCGCGCGGATCACCGCGGTGCGCCAGATGATCCTGGCCGAGGACGAAAAGGGCCGCCGGGCCGCGCTGGACAAGCTGTTGCCCGAACAGCGGGCGGATTTCATCGAGATTTTCGAGGTGATGGCGGGCCTGCCCGTTACCATCCGGCTGCTCGATCCGCCGCTGCACGAGTTTCTGCCGCACGAGGAATCCGAATTTGCCGATGTGGCCGAGGCGGCGGGCGTGGGGATCGAGGCGCTGAAGCGGCGCGCGGCCGAACTGCACGAGGTGAACCCGATGCTGGGCCATCGCGGGTGCAGGCTGGGCGTTACCTATCCCGAAATCTACGAAATGCAGGCGCGCGCGATTTTCGAGGCGGCGCTGGCGGTGGCGCAAAAGTCGGGCGCCGCGCCGATCCCGGAAGTGATGATCCCGCTGGTCGCGACGCGGCGCGAGCTGGAATTGATGAAGGCGGTGGTCGACCGGGTGGCCGAGGCCGTCTTTGCCGAGGCGGGGGCGCGGGTCGAGTATCTGGTCGGTACGATGATCGAGCTGCCGCGTGCGGCGCTGAAGGCCGGGGAAATCGCCGAGGTGGGCGAATTTTTCAGCTTTGGCACCAACGACCTTACTCAGACGACGCTGGGCGTCAGCCGCGACGATGCCGCCCGGTTCCTGGGCGTATATGTCGACAAGGGCATTTATGCGCGCGATCCGTTCGTATCGCTGGACATCGAAGGGGTCGGCCAGCTGATCGAACTGGCCGCAGAGCGCGGGCGGGCGACGCGGCCCGACGTGAAGCTGGGCATTTGCGGCGAGCATGGCGGCGATCCGGCGAGCATCGCGTTCTGCGAGACGCTGGGCCTGGATTATGTGTCGGCCAGCCCGTACCGCGTGCCGATTGCGCGGCTGGCCGCGGCACAGGCGGCGCTGAAGCGATGA
- a CDS encoding type II secretion system F family protein, whose product MNAMPIIVLGAGMALMLLLVVLAFSGPSAARASSRRVAGLRARHAGFVPEKAMEAQMRKIANVGATRMDLAVSRFLPRPAELNKRLAMTGKKWTVGQYGMVTAGLLVVVTALAWLQGLPILLALFLGLFVGAGLPHFAVGFVIKRRVTKFNAKFPDAIELLVRGLRSGLPITETIGVVGQELDGPVGEEFRAVADKMKIGKTMDQALQETSDRLGTPEFQFFVITIAIQRETGGNLAETLANLATVLRQRMQMKLKIKAMSSESKASAYIVGSLPFIVFGLIYMISGDYMQRFFVDERLIIAGLGGLCWMSIGAFIMAKMVSFEI is encoded by the coding sequence ATGAACGCAATGCCGATCATCGTGCTTGGGGCCGGAATGGCGCTCATGCTGCTGCTTGTCGTGCTTGCCTTCAGCGGGCCGTCGGCGGCACGGGCCAGTTCCCGCCGCGTGGCGGGGCTTCGCGCCCGCCATGCCGGCTTCGTGCCCGAAAAGGCGATGGAAGCGCAGATGCGCAAGATCGCCAATGTCGGCGCGACGCGCATGGACCTGGCCGTCAGCCGCTTCCTGCCGCGTCCGGCAGAGCTGAACAAGCGCCTGGCGATGACGGGCAAGAAATGGACCGTCGGCCAATATGGCATGGTGACCGCCGGGCTGCTGGTCGTCGTCACCGCGCTGGCCTGGCTTCAGGGGCTGCCGATCCTGCTGGCGCTGTTCCTCGGCCTGTTCGTGGGGGCCGGCCTGCCGCACTTTGCGGTTGGTTTCGTCATCAAGCGCCGCGTGACCAAGTTCAACGCCAAGTTTCCCGATGCCATCGAACTGCTGGTCCGCGGCCTGCGCTCCGGTCTGCCGATCACCGAGACGATCGGCGTCGTGGGCCAGGAGCTGGACGGCCCGGTGGGTGAGGAATTTCGCGCCGTCGCCGACAAGATGAAGATCGGCAAGACGATGGATCAGGCGCTTCAGGAAACGTCCGACCGCCTTGGCACGCCGGAATTCCAGTTCTTTGTCATCACCATCGCGATCCAGCGGGAAACCGGCGGTAACCTGGCCGAAACGCTGGCGAACCTTGCCACCGTGCTGCGCCAGCGGATGCAGATGAAGCTGAAGATCAAGGCGATGTCGTCGGAATCAAAGGCATCGGCCTATATCGTCGGCTCCCTGCCCTTCATCGTGTTCGGCCTCATCTACATGATTTCGGGCGATTACATGCAGCGGTTCTTTGTCGACGAACGGTTGATCATCGCCGGGCTTGGCGGCCTGTGCTGGATGTCCATCGGGGCCTTTATCATGGCCAAGATGGTCAGCTTCGAGATTTGA